The following are from one region of the Methanomassiliicoccales archaeon genome:
- the pylSc gene encoding pyrrolysine--tRNA(Pyl) ligase large subunit, which produces MPLIWTSSQSQRIRELGGDISQIEEFQTEEAREKAFSVLIEKLQSQHRKLIRDLSVNPRRHPLAELEDSLANMLVSKGFLEVKTPTIISYEALRKMGIDKEHLLYEQVFWLDEKRCLRPMLAPNLYFLMRQLKRNVKMPLMMFEIGTCYRKESHGNSHLEEFTMLNLVEMKPSTDAMERLKEHIVSVMDQVGLEYELVTAKSEVYVSTIDVEVGGVEVASGAVGPHVLDKAHGITDPWAGVGFGLERLLLMKSGDLNIKKVGRSLIYLNGARIDI; this is translated from the coding sequence ATGCCGCTTATCTGGACCTCTTCCCAGTCTCAGAGAATTCGAGAGCTGGGCGGAGATATTTCTCAAATTGAGGAATTTCAAACCGAAGAAGCCAGGGAGAAAGCGTTCTCCGTGCTCATCGAAAAACTGCAATCCCAGCACCGTAAGTTGATCCGTGACCTCTCCGTCAATCCCCGCCGGCATCCGCTTGCCGAACTGGAGGACTCGCTCGCCAACATGCTGGTCAGCAAGGGTTTCCTGGAGGTGAAGACCCCCACCATAATTTCCTACGAAGCGCTGAGGAAGATGGGCATCGACAAGGAACACCTTCTATACGAACAGGTCTTTTGGCTTGACGAGAAAAGATGCCTCAGGCCCATGCTGGCACCGAACCTGTATTTCTTAATGAGGCAACTGAAACGGAACGTGAAGATGCCTCTGATGATGTTCGAAATCGGGACCTGCTATCGGAAGGAGTCGCACGGAAATTCGCACCTCGAGGAGTTCACCATGCTGAACCTCGTGGAGATGAAGCCGAGCACCGATGCGATGGAACGATTGAAAGAGCACATCGTTTCCGTCATGGACCAGGTCGGTCTGGAATACGAACTGGTCACCGCCAAGTCCGAGGTCTACGTCAGCACCATCGACGTCGAGGTCGGTGGAGTGGAGGTCGCATCAGGCGCCGTGGGACCACATGTCCTCGACAAGGCCCATGGCATAACCGACCCATGGGCGGGAGTGGGTTTCGGATTGGAGCGCCTGCTCTTGATGAAAAGCGGCGACCTGAACATCAAAAAGGTAGGTCGGAGCCTGATCTACCTCAACGGAGCAAGGATCGATATCTGA